The nucleotide sequence AAATTTTTATTGATTTTGATCCAAGTTTTCCCTGCATCCGTTGAGAGATAGGCTCCTGGATTGACATTAGTAGCGCCTTTGGCTTCGTTTTGAGCCGCTACTACCACAGTAATCAAATTAGGATTTAATGGCGAAGTTTCGGTTTGCCATACATAAGGCATATCGAATATTTTTTCCCAACTTTTTCCATTGTTTTTGCTTCTCCACACGCCACCTTCGTCAAAAGTACCCATTTTAGTTCCACAAGAAATGTAAATATCCTTGGTCTTTTTATCTACAAAAACGTTGTTTACTGATTTAATTGCCGACGGAATGGCAACGGCTTCCCAACTACTCGCACCATTGGTTGTTCTGTATAAACCACCCAAAACTCCTTTCTTTCCTTGGTTTGAAGCAGCATATAAAACCGAAGGATTTTCAGGATCCATCGCAATTCGGTTCACACTAGCGCCTTCAGGCAAACCTGTATTACTCAAGTTCCAAGTTAAACCTCCATCGCTACTTTTCATCACACCTAAAATTTTAAACTCGTCCGATAATCGACTATCACTAACCTCCGAAATGGCATTGGCAATAACCGTAAAATAGATGTTTTTGGGATTCTTATAATCGATAACAAGGGAATATTGAAAAATATGCTCCGATGAAGTGTTTCCTGTCCAAGGCAAAGGAACAGAAAGGTCTTCCCATGTTTTTCCACCATCAGTACTGCGTCTGAAAGCACCGCGATGGTCTTGTCTGAACATCAAAATGTAAATTGTATTGGGATCCTTAGGATGAACGGCTACTGAAGCAATCGAGGTTGCTCCCTTTTCATTAACCTGACCTTCAATTTGCTTGACCGCAACCGCATTTTTATCTGGATAATCATCTAAACTTGCGTTTTCCCATAAACCGTGTTCGCCACTACAAAAGAATTTGCGTCCTTTGATACCGGTGTCCAATAACATAAAACGGCCTGGTAAATTGCTTCCGCCACGACCTACCCAATGTTTGCTACCCGATTTGGTTTCGATATCATCTACTTGTTCCCACGATTGACCTCCGTTATTGGAACGTAAAATTTGTTGTTCGATGCAAATAAAAAGTTCGCCTTTAGTATTGATTTGCATAAAACGATTACCTGAAATTTCGGTACGATGATCAATTTCCGCTTGAAGGTGTGCAAATTTAGTGTTTTCACCTAATGGATTGTTTCGGGATTCCCAATACCCTTTGTCTTTATTAGCAGCCCAATCTTTACCTGTACGAGCGGTAGCCATCCAGTGCTTTCCTCCATCGGTAGTTTTCCAGACATCACCAGGACCAAAAGCCTTATCGTGTTTTACATTGTGCGAAATGTAGATTTCGTCTTTGTTCAAAGGATTTACCACTAAACGATTGAAGGTCGTAAACATTTCAGTTGGTAAATTAGGATATTGCTCCTTGATGCTATTCTCTGGTTTTCCAAACCAAAAAGCCATCGTTTTCCAATAGCCTCTTATAGCATCATAAGTCGTGATTTTAGTGTAATCCAAAGCTATATTTCCTGAAATAGACGACCAGTTTTTACCGCCATCCGTACTTTTATAAATACCTCCTTTTGCTTTTAGGGTTTTACCATCGGGTATATAGAACGTTTGTTCGAGTACATAAAGTACAAACTCTTTTGTTTTTGGATTGTAATAAGATGTCATATCACGAGGTAAATTGTTCGGCAAACCTGTAGCGCTGATTTCCCAACTTTCGCCTTGATCCGTACTGCGATACACCCCCGAATTGGTTGCCATGATGATATTTTTCGAATTGTTTGGATCCACGATAATCCGACCTACATCCAACGTTTCAGGCAAGCCTTTGGTGATTTTTTTCCAAGTTTTACCTTTGTCGGAGCTTTTTAGAATATTACCATAAGATGCGTATTTATAAACCACCCCTTTAAGATTATTAAGGCTTCTGTGATTGGCTTTTACGTTCCAAAAATCGCCACTACCCACGTACCAATTGTTATCATTTGAAGGATCCACAGCCAAACTCGCATAACGGCCTTTACTCATAAAATCAGGCACTTTGTTCCAGTTTTTCCCTGTATTATCTGTTCGATATAAATCTCCTCTCACATCAATAGCTAAACCAAAAGAGGCGGTTTGGCGAGAAAATTCAATGGCTTGCACCCGACGGATATCGCTACCATTTCCATCATAATCTTTGATAGTATGCCATGATTTTCCGTTATCCCAAGTACCGTAACTATTGAACATATCGGGTGACATGAACATTACATTGGTATTTGTGGGATGACACCAATATTGTTCGCAATAACCCGCCATTCCTGGACCAAATTGATGCCACTCCACAGCATCAGTAGAAGTGACTTTTTCAGTTTGTAATTTTTTGAAATATTTTTTATCTAGTTGAGCGTATCCTTGAAACGAAAGGCTAGCCAAAAAGAGAAGGATTATTGTTTTTTTCATGGTAAGGGTTGTTGTAAATGGTACTGCATTGCGTGAGGGATAGAAGCGAAAATCGTTTTGATGGCGGACTTTTATGCCATCTAAAGATTACTTCACTTAGTAATAAATTTTAATAGGAGTTCAGTGAACTGCCTTTGTAGCCGATAGCCCGACCCGTCCCGAAGCTTCGGGATTGCGGAGGGACACGCCCAATAAAAGAGTTTAATCCTCATCTCCTCCTTTATTTTTTTTCTTAGTTCCTTGTTTAGTGGCTTGCTTTTTATCTATTTCATCAATTTTAGCTTGATCTTTATCGGACAAAGGGCCGTTTGGACTTTCAGAAAATTTGTCAAAACGGGGTAAAATGGTTTTGAATAAATCTCTTTCTTTTCGTTGTTCAGCTGTGGCTTTAGACCAATCTGTTATGAAAGGAAAACTGATTAAATCGGCTGGTGTCTTAGAGACATCGTACCATTTATCTTTTCC is from Flavobacterium sp. NG2 and encodes:
- a CDS encoding VPS10 domain-containing protein, producing the protein MKKTIILLFLASLSFQGYAQLDKKYFKKLQTEKVTSTDAVEWHQFGPGMAGYCEQYWCHPTNTNVMFMSPDMFNSYGTWDNGKSWHTIKDYDGNGSDIRRVQAIEFSRQTASFGLAIDVRGDLYRTDNTGKNWNKVPDFMSKGRYASLAVDPSNDNNWYVGSGDFWNVKANHRSLNNLKGVVYKYASYGNILKSSDKGKTWKKITKGLPETLDVGRIIVDPNNSKNIIMATNSGVYRSTDQGESWEISATGLPNNLPRDMTSYYNPKTKEFVLYVLEQTFYIPDGKTLKAKGGIYKSTDGGKNWSSISGNIALDYTKITTYDAIRGYWKTMAFWFGKPENSIKEQYPNLPTEMFTTFNRLVVNPLNKDEIYISHNVKHDKAFGPGDVWKTTDGGKHWMATARTGKDWAANKDKGYWESRNNPLGENTKFAHLQAEIDHRTEISGNRFMQINTKGELFICIEQQILRSNNGGQSWEQVDDIETKSGSKHWVGRGGSNLPGRFMLLDTGIKGRKFFCSGEHGLWENASLDDYPDKNAVAVKQIEGQVNEKGATSIASVAVHPKDPNTIYILMFRQDHRGAFRRSTDGGKTWEDLSVPLPWTGNTSSEHIFQYSLVIDYKNPKNIYFTVIANAISEVSDSRLSDEFKILGVMKSSDGGLTWNLSNTGLPEGASVNRIAMDPENPSVLYAASNQGKKGVLGGLYRTTNGASSWEAVAIPSAIKSVNNVFVDKKTKDIYISCGTKMGTFDEGGVWRSKNNGKSWEKIFDMPYVWQTETSPLNPNLITVVVAAQNEAKGATNVNPGAYLSTDAGKTWIKINKNLGQPDTITDLKPDPEDESILWCALKGSGWAKAVIK